GACCGCCCGCACCTCCGCCAGCTTGCGCTGGAGCTGCAGGTGCTGATCGCTCACGGATGTCAGCTGCTGTTTCGCTGGCAAGTAGAGGAAGTAGACGTACAGCGCCGAGATCAGGATGAGGATCGTCGGTACGATCGCCATTCGATAGGCACGCGGCAGCTTGTTCAGCTTGTCGAGCTGCCCCTGAAACTGGTCGAGATTCAATTCCAACGAACTCTCCTACTGCCCGAGATCCACGGCCGCGGTCTTCAACACGGCCTTGCGGGCCTTCGGTGCTGTAGCCCTGGCGCTGATTTCGAAGGCGTTCAGCTTGAGCCCTTCCTTTTCCTTCGCCTCGGTGCTCAGCAACTCGACGTTGGAGAAGAACGGCGACTGGTTCAGTGCCGTCAGGAAGACCGCGACGAGCTCGTTGTCGAGACTCATCCCCTTGATGCTGATCTGCTCACGCGAGGTCTCCACGTGGGTGATCCAGAGGCGATCCGGCGCGTGGGTAGCGAGCTCATCCAACATGTGGACCGGGCCCGCACGGCTCGCGAACAGGCGCTCGATGACCTCGAGCTTCTGCTCGATCTCTGCCTTGGTCCGGCGGTATTCCTCGACCTGCGCGAGCTGAGGCCCGAACTTGTCGATCTGCCGCTGCGTATCCGCGGCTGCCGCCTTCACATCAGCCAGCTCGTTCAGCAGGCTCCAGTGGAAGAAACCGGCAATCGCCAGGGCCCCGACGAGTGTCGCAGCCAGGCCGACTGCGAGCTTCTGGGCTCCCGCCTTGCGGCGCTCTTCGCGTACCGGAAGGAGGTTGATCGTAATCATTAGTCGTCCATCCTTCGCAGGCCCAGGCCAACGCTCACTCCAAGCAGGGGCGCTACCTGGTCCAGGTACTGCTGATCGAATTTGCTGGAGGGAATCACCCGGGCCAGCGGGTTCAACATCTCGACCGGCAGGTTCGTCTTGCCTTGGAAGGCGGTATCCAGACCGGAAACCCGGGAACCACCCCCGGAGAGCACGACCTTGCCGATTCGAGCCTCAGCTGCCGTCGCGGAGAAGAAGTCGAGCGAGCGACTGATCTCCCCGAGGACGGTCTCGGTGACCGAGCGCATTGCCTTCTCGACTTCCTGGGGAACCACTTCCTGGCTCTCCTCTTCCGGACCTCCGCCGATCTTCAGGCGTTCGGCCTCCTCCCAACCCACGGAGAGCGCCTTCTGGATCTCCTCCGTGTACACGTTGCCGCCCGTCGAGACGTCCCGGGTGAAGGCCGGAACCCCGTGATCGACGATGTTGATGCTGACCACCTGGGCTCCGATGTTGACCAGCGCAACGACTTCTTCCGGGTTCGGGTCGTAGTTCACCTCGAAGGCGTTCTCGACGGCGAAGGCCGCGACATCGATCACGGAAGCCGTGAGACCGGCCTCACTGATCACCTGGACGTAGTCGTCGATGAGATCCTTCTTGGCGGCGACCAGCAGAACGTCCATCTGGCCTTCGGCTTCGCCGGACTCGAGGATCTGGAAATCGAGATTGACCTCGTTGATATCGAACGGGATGTACTGCTCGGCCTCCCAGCGGATGGACTCTTCGAGCTCGTCGCGCGTCATCATCGGGAGGCTGATCTTCTTGACGATCACCGAGTGGCCGGAGACCGCAGTCGCGACGTTCTTGGATTTGATACCGGCTTCGTCAACCGCCTGGGAAATCGCATCGACGATCGCCCCGGAGTTCAGGAATGCGCCCTGAACGATGGCCTCGGGCGGCAGCGGCGCAATGCCGACATGCTGCAACTCGATGCCCTTGCTGCGTTTGACGAGCTCGACGACCTTCACTGAGGAAGAGCCGATGTCGAGACCGACGATCGATTTGGACTTGCCGAACGAGAAAGCCAACGTCTCTCCTCCTAATCGCCGCTAGTACCGCTCCGGCACTTCGTGCACCGGAGAAGCGGGGAAGTTGCTGGGTGCCGGGCCGAAGACCTTGTCTTTGTCGACGACCTTCAATCCGAGCGCGACCAGGATCTTTCGCTTCGTGTCCAGGCGGCAAGGCCGACCCGCTTCGATGCGATCGATGGTGAGCGTGGACAGACCCGCCTTTCGGGCGAGCTCTGCCTTGCTCATCATCTGAGCCTCGCGAATGCGCTGTACGTTGTTGCTGGGCACGGTCTTCCCCCCAAGGTCGACTGGATGCCTGTTTGGGCGCCCCCGCCCGAACGATTCCCCTATCGTCCCGTGCTTTCAGGGACTTGAGCCGCTGAGTGGGGGCTTCGTGGTGTCGCACGTCACTTTTTCCAGGTGGCATCTCCGGGCTCCGTAGAGGCTGGAACCGAGAGGGCCTCACGCCCTTCCACCCAACCGCCGATAGGGCGTGCTGGGAGGCCGTAGAACGGATGTCCGAGCGCATTCTGATCGTGGACGACGATGACGCCCTGAGGGATAGCCTCGGCATGTTCCTGGCTGCCGAAGGGTTCGATGTCGTCCTGGCGGACGGTGCGATCCGGGCTCTGGAGCTGCTGGAAGCCGCCCCGGTCGATCTCGTGCTCTGCGATCTCCGGATGCCCGGAACCGACGGCCTGGAGCTTCTTCCCCAGATCCACGGGCGTTTGCCCGGGGTCACGGTCCTCATGATGTCCGCCTACGGCTCTGCGGATCTTGCCATCGAAGCCATGCAGCGAGGCGCCTACGACTACCTGGCGAAGCCCTTCCAGCCATCCGAGGTGCTCCTGGCCATCCGCAAGGCCCGCGAGCGGGAACGGCTGCGCCGCGCCAATGCCCTGTTGCAACGCGATGTCGATCGGGTCATCGGTACCCGCCCGATCGTCGCTGCGTCCGAGGCCATGATCCGAGTCCTCGAGCTCGTCGAACGCGCCGCGGAATACAAGGCAACCATCTTGTTGACCGGCGAGAGCGGCACGGGCAAGGAAGTCCTGGCGCGGGCGCTTCACTCCCAATCCGGCCGCCGCGACGACTCCTTCGTGGCACTCAATTGTGGGGCCATTCCAGAGGCACTGCTCGAGAGCGAGCTCTTTGGTCATGCCAAGGGAGCTTTCACCGGTGCGGACCGTGCGAGACGAGGCTTGTTCGTCGAGGCGAATGGCGGAACGCTCTTCCTCGACGAGATCGGCGAAATGCCCCTTGCACTCCAGGTCAAGCTGCTCCGTGTTCTCCAAGAGGAAGAGGTCCGCCCCGTCGGCGAATCGAAACCGCGCAAGGTCGATGTTCGCGTCCTGGCGGCCACGGCCCGCAACCTCCAGCAGGAAGTCGCGGAGGGCAGATTTCGCGAGGACCTCTTCTACCGTCTGAATGTCCTCCACATCGAGGTTCCGGCCCTCCGAGACCGTCGGGAGGACATCCCCCTGCTCGTGGATCATTTCGTGGACTCGTCGAGCCGCAGCCTCGGAAAGCCGATCCGAGGTGTCGCGGACGACGCGTTGGCGCGGCTCACGAACTACGCGTGGCCTGGGAATGTCCGGGAGCTCGAGAACGTGATCGAACGGGCCGTCATCCTCGCCGACAGTGAGCGGATCACCCTGCGGGAGCTGCCTCGAACGGTCGCCGACGACGCGGCCTCCCCTGCTGATTCGCTGGAATCCGGAAATCTGTGCTTGAAACGCGCCCGAAGGAAGTTCGAGGCGGACCACATCCTCCGTGCACTCGAGGCGACCGGCGGAAACCGCACACATGCGGCGCGTCTCCTCGAGATCAGCCACCGTGCCCTGCTCTACAAGATCAAGGAGTACGGCCTCCGGAAGCGCGAGGGGTAGGAGCCTGCCCTTCCGCTCAGGGGATGCGAGTGACCGCCCTGTCCTCCGGATTCCAGCTTTGGACCCGGAGATCGAACGTGCGCCAGAAGCACCGATGGCCGAACCCCAAAGGCAAAGGGCCCGGCCATCGCATGTTGCCTGACGGGAGGGTTCTACTGGGCGACGATCGGCCGCACGGTGATCGCGGTTGCATTCACCGTGTTTCCTGAACGTACGCCCACGACCTTCACGACGACGTGTCCAGGGGCCACGTCGACCGGGTTCGGGATCTCGGAAAAGTCGATGCGTGCACCTTCGGTATCGCGAATCTCGGTCTGGTCGCCTGCCTTGACCGTGATGTTCTCCTCGAGCAGCAATGTTCGGCTTCCGGTCGTGACACTCTTGACCATGGTCTCGTTCGTCCAGGCCCACGCTCCACCCGCTGCCAACAAACTCGTTGCCAGGATGAGAGCCACAAGGCTGTTTCGAAGCGTCTTCATCATCGTTCGATCTCCGATTTTCGTTTGATCTTAGGGATCTTCGACCTTTGAGGGGGCGTTAGTTTTCTCGCCAGAAGTGCTGGCCGTAGCCGTCGCCCCCGCTGTTGAAATCGCCCGGCGGCTGCCAGAGCGCACCATCCTGCATCCGGACGATCACGGTGGTGTCACCGGACTTGTTGTCCATCGTCACCTGCGGGTTCGACGGCATGCCGTCTCCCATATCCGACTTGACAATCGTCGTGGTCACTCCGGTTGCCGAATTCGTCACGTCCATTCCTTCACCGCACGTAATCGAGTAGGTGTAGAGGGTCGCGTCTCCCACGGCTCCGCAGGCCACCACAGGAGCTGGCGTGAAGGAAGCAGAGATGATGAATTTCGAGAACACCACCGTTTGCGTGACGAACTTCTCACCATCTCCGACACCGCGAACATAGAAGCCCTGGCCGGTCGGTGACACACAGGTTCCCAGGGTCGTGGTGTAGTCCGCCGCGCCGGGCACCCCACCGTCCAGGTCCGACTCCGTGAGCGTCGCCGGCGTGGGGTTCGCGTTCATCAGCAGGTCCACATCCTTGATGGAGTAAAGGCGCGAATCTTCCAGCGTGGTCGGCTGGAGGCCAGACCATTGCAGGTTCGCGCGCTGACCCGTTCCAAAGGCCATCCAGTACTTGCCGCTGATCCGGGTGAGGCCGGCTCGGAAGAAGATGCTCTTCCAGTACCGGATTCCGCTGCCCGCATCCAGATGGCTGGGCGCCTGGAAGTAGCGAGCGAACGGCCAGTTCGGCTGCGTCGTGGTCAGGGCCGTGTTCAGGATGGGATCTTCTCCCACATCTTCGACCACCCACTTCCACATGTTGCCGCCCAGGTCGCCAATCAAGATCACATCCACGAAGCCGTCGAAATCGACGTCGAAGACGCCGGGTGTGGAGGCCACCGAGAAGAACATGCTCTTCTCCGGATTCGCCGGGTCGTAGGTAACGGCCGACGGATCTGTCGTTGCGACGACGCCCGTGGGATCGAACTTCTTCATGGCCAGCAACTTGCCCGTGGCCAGGTCGATCATCATGATCGCTCGGCCTGCCTTGGCGGTCGGGTCGTAGCTCGTATGGGCGTTCGGATCGCTCGTCGGATCGTAACCAGAGCCAACGATCGCCACGTAGCGGCCGTAACCGCCGGCCACGGTGCCGTCATCGACCCTGACCTTCGCGATGACCGGCTCGGACCAGGTCTGGCCCATGTACGCCACGTGGGTGCCAGTATCGACCTCGTTCGGGAACTCCCACATGTAGCAGGGGTATTTCGGCGACGTCGTTTCCTTGCACGCCTGTGCACCGCTCGGGTCCGTGAGGTCGAGAGCGTAGTAGTGCCGTCCGCCCTGACGAAGGCCTGCCACCGCGGTGGTGTGCCAATCCGTCCAGGTCGTCGCATCGTTCAAGTCCGCGGTCCGCGGATCACTCGGAAGGTAGGCGTCCGCCACGGCGACAGCGCCATCGACAAAGTAGAAGTCCCGCCCGTTGTCATCACGCGGCAGTTCCTTCGCATTCTTGCGCGCCTGATAGGGCATGAACCCGGCGATCTCGTCGCCTGTTCCGTCGTCATATCCGCCCTTGCCGGAATTCAACGCCGGGTCCCAGGTGCCCGCATCGAAGATATGGAAGAAACCGCCGTTGCTTCCGGCAACGATCACCTTCTTGCGCGTCGCGTAGTTGCTGGCGAAGGCTTTGTACGAGAGCTTCGTGTTGAAGTCGGACGGGAACTTCACCACGGTCGGGTTCGAGTGGAAAATGTCGCCCAGCAGCCACGTCCGCTCGACACAGCCCACCCACATCGTGCCCAGCTCGCAACCTCGGACAGCCTCGACGATCATGTTCGCCAGGTTCACGGAGGTCGTCGGTACCAGGTTGGCCCCGAAATCGTACGTGCCGATGTCCGCAACCGTCACGCCCAGATCAACGTCCGTGACGAAACCGAGATCGAAGGGTGCAATGATCGGAGCCGTGCCTGCCCCGTTGAGATGGGACATGTAAAGATTTCGGCCGGCCTCACCATTGCTGACGGCCACCTGCGCGATATCCCAGAGGGGAACCGCCGAGCTCAGGAAGTCGCCCGAACGGCACTCCGGATCGTTGAGTGCGCAGTTGTTGTTCTTGTCGAGGATCTGGGCGGCCGCATTGATCTTCCAGGCGCGAAGATGGCCCTGCCAGAACCCGTCGGCCGCGCTCGGGATGAAGTCACTGGTGTAGAGCCGCTCGTCGGCGCTTGCCCGGCCCGCCGGGACAGTTGCGGACGTGAAAGCCTGAGACTTCAGGAGAATGTCCGTAATGGCCAGAACGATGTCGTTGGCCAGGGACTGCGGATCATTGCTCCGGTAGAACTGGCCGCCACCCGCGTTGGCGGCCCGCTGCAGGATGTCATCCGCGAAGGGCGACGTCGTGAAGCCGACGGTATAGATGTCCATCGTCTGTTCCTGGCCAGCATGGGCAGGCAGGTCCGGACGAGAATCCTTGTCGTGCATGAACTTGGCAATATCGTCCAGGAGCATGCTGCCATTGCAGCACCAGCCAGGCGTTTCGGTCTCGTCACCGAGAATGTAGTCACCGATCAGGTTGTTGTAATTCGCGAACCCCTGATCGGTATTGCCGCCCTGGGGCGTGAAATCGTCGCGGGTGGGCTCACCGTCCGTGATGATCACGACGAAGTTCTTCTGGCACTCGAACTGGATAGGACTATCCGGGACGGTCGGCGCGCCCGAGGTGTTGTACGGTCCGTTGTTCGGGTGGTCGGGCTCGTACTCGTACTCGGGGAAGGTCCCCGAAGCGGCACCGGGGACGCGTTCTGAGAGCACGCGGCTCTGGAAGTAGGTGTAGACCTGGAACAGGGTTTCCGCGAGCGGGGTCCACGATTCACCGGTGAGATTCGCGATGGCATCGTCCAGGTGGGAGCCGTGCGCCTGGTTGACACCATTCAGGTTGTAGACGTTGGGTGTGCCGCCGGTGGTGTTGTAGTCCTCGGCTGGGACAACCACATAACCGCCGTTCGGGTCCCCGCCGCGTCGGAACTGGGCCATTCCGAAACGCACGGCTCCTGCCGCGTTGACCTGACAGATGACCTCCTTGAGAATCTGCTTCGAGGCGTTGATCCGGGCCCGGCGGTAGATGTGATACGTACCACCGCCGACACAGCTCGAGAGCACTCCGTTGTCCAAGGCTACAATCTCTGCAATATCGCTCGCGGATGCAGTACTGTAGAGCCAGTTGAGGTACCGGCCCGACCAGCGAGTCCGGCTGCCCGTAGCATCAACGGCCGGATCCAGAAAGATCTCGCGAGCCGAGGTCGTGCAGCCGGCTCCAACGATGGCGTGGGTGCCCGCACGAAAATAGTGTTCGCCCGGGTCGGGGAAGGTGTTCGCATCGGTCGAATTGACGAAGTAGGAATCGCCGTCGGTGAAATAGCCGCAAGGCGGTGAGACAGACGGATCGTAGTTCGGATGCCAGACGACGTGATGCATCGAGCCGGAGTTGTCCACCATCAGCACGACGTTGGGCGGAACCGCCGTCGTAAAGAGCGCCTGATCGTCGCCCTGAGCGGTAGCGCTTCCGGCGCCCAGAATGACGGCGGCGAGAAGCGTGAGGGTCAGAGTTCTATGGAACGTGGGAGCCTGCATGGCGATCTCCTGGCTTGCGCGGTCAGCGCGCGACGTCCTGTAGAGCAAGCGGCGTGCCGGCCCGGCTTCGCCTCCAACTCCTTGATTTCTTGGGAGTTTTTACCCTCGGACCGAAACCGGCCGCAGCCTTTGCTGTGCAGTTCCGTGCGAGGTACGCAGAGATCTGCGACGTGCCTGACCTCCGACCATCAGGGCGCCGGAGAAGCCGGGGGAGCGTCTTCACTACCCAACGCGACATCGACGGAAAAGCCGAACGTGGTGGCATCTCCACTTGCGTCCCGAACACCGACGATCACCTCGTGCTTTCCG
This sequence is a window from bacterium. Protein-coding genes within it:
- a CDS encoding PilN domain-containing protein encodes the protein MITINLLPVREERRKAGAQKLAVGLAATLVGALAIAGFFHWSLLNELADVKAAAADTQRQIDKFGPQLAQVEEYRRTKAEIEQKLEVIERLFASRAGPVHMLDELATHAPDRLWITHVETSREQISIKGMSLDNELVAVFLTALNQSPFFSNVELLSTEAKEKEGLKLNAFEISARATAPKARKAVLKTAAVDLGQ
- the pilM gene encoding type IV pilus assembly protein PilM, translated to MAFSFGKSKSIVGLDIGSSSVKVVELVKRSKGIELQHVGIAPLPPEAIVQGAFLNSGAIVDAISQAVDEAGIKSKNVATAVSGHSVIVKKISLPMMTRDELEESIRWEAEQYIPFDINEVNLDFQILESGEAEGQMDVLLVAAKKDLIDDYVQVISEAGLTASVIDVAAFAVENAFEVNYDPNPEEVVALVNIGAQVVSINIVDHGVPAFTRDVSTGGNVYTEEIQKALSVGWEEAERLKIGGGPEEESQEVVPQEVEKAMRSVTETVLGEISRSLDFFSATAAEARIGKVVLSGGGSRVSGLDTAFQGKTNLPVEMLNPLARVIPSSKFDQQYLDQVAPLLGVSVGLGLRRMDD
- a CDS encoding helix-turn-helix transcriptional regulator — translated: MPSNNVQRIREAQMMSKAELARKAGLSTLTIDRIEAGRPCRLDTKRKILVALGLKVVDKDKVFGPAPSNFPASPVHEVPERY
- a CDS encoding sigma-54-dependent Fis family transcriptional regulator, with the protein product MSERILIVDDDDALRDSLGMFLAAEGFDVVLADGAIRALELLEAAPVDLVLCDLRMPGTDGLELLPQIHGRLPGVTVLMMSAYGSADLAIEAMQRGAYDYLAKPFQPSEVLLAIRKARERERLRRANALLQRDVDRVIGTRPIVAASEAMIRVLELVERAAEYKATILLTGESGTGKEVLARALHSQSGRRDDSFVALNCGAIPEALLESELFGHAKGAFTGADRARRGLFVEANGGTLFLDEIGEMPLALQVKLLRVLQEEEVRPVGESKPRKVDVRVLAATARNLQQEVAEGRFREDLFYRLNVLHIEVPALRDRREDIPLLVDHFVDSSSRSLGKPIRGVADDALARLTNYAWPGNVRELENVIERAVILADSERITLRELPRTVADDAASPADSLESGNLCLKRARRKFEADHILRALEATGGNRTHAARLLEISHRALLYKIKEYGLRKREG